The Syngnathus scovelli strain Florida chromosome 7, RoL_Ssco_1.2, whole genome shotgun sequence DNA window ataataaataaaaacaccacATCTGACTTTTGTGGGTCTGTGTCTGCatatgtaaataataaataaatagataagagTCCCGATCCAATATAAAGTGTGTTCTCTCTGTAAATACATTTCAAAGTCATTGAATAAAACATAGACAACATTGCAACATTTTGTAACCTTTAGAATAGTCCAGCTTTCCCCCACATTCCAATTACATGCATGTTAGATTCACTGAAGGCAGTGAACTTCCTAAATGTGAATGGTCGTCTGTCTCTACAGCTCTGTGATTGACATGTGGTCAATCCAGGGTTCACTCCAATTGTAACCTTAAGTCAACGAGACCCCTTACTTACTCTGttttggcagcagaaagctgtgCAAAGACATCCCTGCAATGGAATGTAAGTCTAGCACACACACTTTGGATCAGGGCTAGAGAACCATGACTGCCTGTTTTCCGTCTCTCAACGGAGACGAAGCCTCTTGTCCGGCGGCTTTGTAGAAATCTGAAACAACAATGATCATTTGagtcaggtgtgttgcaacgaGGAGCCATGGAAAGAGGcgggattatttttttctatagGAACAGAAAATAGGAGTCCGTTTTGATAATGATCTCATCCAGCCACTCAGAATGATGAGGGATGCGGTGAAAGTATTTGGAGAATTCCCGCGGCGTGGCTGCTGCCTGGAAGCAGCTCTACCCAAATAAGGCCGGGCTTTTGAACTGTGCTGATGGAGTGGGAAGTGTTAGCAGGGAGCTGCAAAAGGCCATGCCCTTTTTAGGATgaacttttcttttttccccttcccatCTAACCCTCCTACTTCCCCATGATACGCCCTCTATCCACGGCACCCACCCTTTCAAATGTTCCTGTCATTAAATCGTCTGGCCCACTGAAGGCAGCATTTTTAAAGAGGGAGGTTCTCCGCTAAGAAAATTGCCACACTCCACCAACAGCTGTGCAGTCGGTGAGAAGAGAGCAGATCTATTCCCTCACAGTGAGTAAACTTTAATTACATTCATCCATGTGTTAACAAATTTGTAATTTATGACCTATTGACCTCCCAAGCAGGCAGAGGGTCAGTAAGATGTGACCTTGATTATAAATTGACAGCTGACCAGGTGTGTTTGTTGTCGATTTACCAGCGagtacacataaaaaaaaaaaatgcaattccatAAATTGATTTTTTGTTTACTTGAATCTGCTGGTGACTAAAGTAGATTTTATACTTTAAATAAAAACCATCTAGGAATTAGTACAGGATTTGTCTCAACAGCACATGACCTTATTATCAGTAAATATGTCAACCAAGACAGAAATCAACAAAGTATGCATTCAGGTACACAATTGGAGTAAAGCAGTAAAAAAAAGTAGACTAATGCCATCAAATTCAACTATCCATAAATTATTTTTGGGTTGCTAAGCGTGGTTGCTAGGCTGCATGATGTAATGTCCCTACAGAGTGCCATCTGGAAATGTCTGTTTCCTGTCCTGGCTGTAGGGAGACGGTCCTGGCGATGGTAACTGCTAACCACAGCAGGAAAACACAACCGCAGAGAAGGGGAAAGTAAAAAATAGCGTAAAAAATGTCGTAGTTGTGGGATGCAGCATATTGAGAATCAATTTCATGATTTAACTGTAGCAACACTGATTGATGCGTTGCCTGGGATAAGACATAAGGGCCCTCCCTCAAACCGCAAATGGAGAGCCTAATGAAAGAATCtcaggtttcttttttttctttttccttcatATCAAGAAGcttgtgcatgtaaagtgtggaAGGAAAAACCCTAAAATCcttgtaaaattaaaaaatttcttCAAAAATTTACACCACAGATTACAGTATTTTTCTCAATGGTGCTTACCAAGTAAATAAAATGGGTCCACAAATTATGAAAATGGGAATAAGATATATGACATTTTAAATCTTTCTAATTGAATTGTTTTCTTCACTACAAACAGTCCAACTGGAATTGGAGTCAATGGTGGCAGCATCACCCACCCTGTTCTCATTTAGTGCCTTAACTATTTTGAATTTTGAACCTTCCCAGGAACAGGAAGGTGAAGTGACCTGAcatcaagatggcagcaaaggttGGATGGTGCAGACAGCACCTTGATTGGGGTTCTGCACAAAAAGCAATACTGTGCAATACATGGCAAAGCATATATCTTGGCAGAGTGCAGCAAGTCATGTGACAAAGAAGAAACATGCAAAGATGGCTGATGTAGAGCTCCCTTTGTGCACCACGCAACAAAATGTCCGTCGTGCGGGAGGGACACTCTATGCTGATAATGTCACCCAGTTGTAAAAGAGGAGATCCACTTGAGCAGCTGAGCATCTTTGCTTCATTACACGCTTGGGACATGCATGTCAAACATGTTTGTATGGACAGATCAGACGTATAGATTGATGTAAATGCTTCAGAGTATCATCACGCGCATGTTTAAGCTTCGACGTTACACTTGGACTGTTTGCCTGAAATCAAGGTTACGTTTAAATACGGAATAAATGTTTTGCGTGTTTCTAATTCCCCGCTTACCTCTTCCATGTCACCAGGCAGCCGGAATGGCAAACAAAGGCCCATCCTACGGCATGAGCCGGCAGGTTCAGGATAAGATCGAGAGCAAGTATGACCAGGAGCTGGAGCAGATTCTGGTGGAGTGGATCAGCCGCCAGTGTGGTCCTGGTGTCAAAAAGCCAGAGGAGGGAAAAATTGGATTCCAGACTTGGCTAAAGGACGGATGTGTGAGTGTACTCAGCATTATTGTATTGTACCTAACTTATGATAAATTGTCACACGTTTCCCTCGGTTCAGGTCCTGAGTGAATTGATCAACAGCCTTTTTCCTGGAGACAAACCTGTGAAGAAGATTCAGAGCTCACCCATGGCTTTCAAACAGATGGAGCAGATCTCTCAGTTTCTTAATGCTGCCGAGAAGTATGGCGTCACCAAAACTGACATGTTCCAGACCGTAGACCTCTGGGAAGGTTCGATGGGGCTTCACTTGTTTTACTTTAAACACTAAAGTCAAAATAGAAccaaagccattttttttttcctgggcaGGTAAAGACTTGGCAGCAGTGCAGAGGACTTTGTCGGCTCTCGGCAGCTTGGCGGTCACAAAGGATGAGGGCACGTACCAGGGTGACCCGAACTGGTTCTTCAAGTGGGTCCCCATTGTAAAATAATTAATCTTACACCCTCAagaatttctatttatttttgtgtttctaCGTGTCTTGTAGGAAAGCGCAGGAGAACAAGCGAGATTTCTCCGACGATCAGATGAAGGCGGGCAAGAATGTGATTGGGCTCCAGATGGGGTCAAACAAGGGTGCCAGTCAGGAAGGAATGAGCTACGGAAGGCCAAGACAAATCATGTAAACTCCCGAGCCACATAAATGAAACGTATTATTACCCTGATGCCCTTTTATACCATCAGAGAGCCTGTAAACACCCGCATTTGAAAAAAGGTCCTAAATTTCCAATTCAGTGACCCCTTGCTGCTTTATCGGGTACCTACTTTCAAATTAATAACCCCAAGTCTCAACTTTTGACACATCCCACCACACCGTTGACTTTTGCAGAGCCTCACCTTGCGCTGTTGTCACTCCCAGTTTAGAAACTCAATATGTGTCATAAGCAAAAACAGTAAACTACAGTATATGATCCTGGATTTGGATATAAGAAGCATGTAATCGCCAATCCTTGACAACACTGGGTAATATCCATGCTACTTAAAAAGGATCTATACCTCCCGCTATCAATGCCTGCTGTATCAGCACTAATGTTTTGTACATTTTCATATTAAACAATGACTTGGAAGTAAGTGTGTGCAAAATCTGTGATTTGTGCAACCCGAAGGGTGGACTGGGATTAAAGTTATTTTCAATTGTGGAGAATTGCactgtaaaattaaaaaaaaattgtaatcatgAAGCGTTTACTGCCGGAGTATCAAATAAGCACAATATTTACATATACAATATTTCCAAATTAGATGATATTCCATCATGTCCTTTATTCCATAATTTATGTGACTTGCACAGAAAAAACACCTTGCAACTTCTTTCTAACTGTACAACAGTAGAAAGAGAACTCTAAAATATATATGAACTTTtgtataaaaaacaaacaaattataTACCAGTACAGTATAGGGCATATAATATATGCAAATTTCATAAGTGAAATAGAAAAATTAATAGAATGCATATTCCACAATGGAAAAATTCAGGTCAAGTTTTTCAGTAGTTGGTTGATAACCCACAGAAAACATTCCTGGGGCTTTCAAGTCAAATGCAATTTTATCCTGCATCAAAAATATCTATTACTCCTAAAATATGTCTGTACCATAGTGGAATTTTAAATTGAGGCCACTTCAGAGGAGGACCTAAcacttgtccccccccccccccccccccccccacccacacccAACCTCAAACATACATCAGATTCACACCTTCATAAAGTGCATACGTTACATTCCTCACAATGGTAAGCTAATTCCTCTTTTACTGAGACCTTTTGGTTTTCTGCAAGGGATGGCTGCACAGACACACCCATTTCAAAAAGATGTTCATACAAGGCCTCGAATTTGAAGCTCCACAGCAAACGTCATCCACAGTTCAGTCAACAGTCGACACCACACCGTAAGACAAACTGTGACTCGGCTGGAGGATGTTTGAATGGAAACCTGAGGTACCCAAAGAGCACTTTTGTCTGACCTTCAGCCTCTCCGTCACATGGTCAGCATTTCTCGATCGATAAGCGGCATTTTGGCCTCCGAGTCCAGCACCGTATGCAGCTCTGCCTCAGGTTCTCGCTCCTCTTCGCCACCGTTCTCTTCATCCAAAGCCTCTTCCAATCCTCTCCCACCACGCTCATTCCTGACGTTGCGACCCGCTTGCCTCCAGGGCAGACATTGCAGGCCTCTCATGTCCAGGTGGGCTATGGCTGCTTCCATTATGTAGTAAAGAGACCAGAAGAGCGCAAAGCAGCCAAGCAGGAGGAGGAACTGGACAACAAAAAGAGCAGCAACATGGAGGGACATCAACCAGGGAGAATTTAAGTTCCAAAGAGTCACTGACAAAATAAAGACACGATGCTTTTTGATGGGGCTTGGGTCGGGGGGTCACAGAGAACGGACGTCACAAAAATGTGTGAGATTTCTTTGGAGGCAACTTACCCTGAGGCTGCTCGAGGTGAAGGGACTGATAACCTCTGATGGTATATCAAGGCCTGGAGAGCAAGGCAGGGAGAAATTGCTGTCCAGATATTTGCCACTCATGGCATCCTCCACCAGCCTGTTATTAATTGGACAAGTGCTTAGTCACATGATCCAAGCAAGTCACAGGGGAGCATTCTGATTCTGATATCTGCCGCCAATGCTCTCAATCGGTTTCAAAAATGTCATTAAGGTCTTACGTTTGTCTATCCTTGACCTCCTTGAAAGTCATGGACGATCCATACAGAGTCAACTTCCACTGCTCTAACTTCCCCACATTAGCGCATACTTGAGACGATGGTTCCTCTACATGAGCACAGAGATGGGTAAATGTGGGAAGAAGTCAGCGCTACAAGAACAAATCAAAGTGTGTATGACTTGAACAGATGCGGCTTACTATGGTCAGATATCTTGAGGCGGTATTGGCCGTCAGCCCTCTCCCCCCAGCAACGCACAGTGGAGAAGGTCCAATCCTGGTAGCCTGCAGAGTCTCTGTGTGGGAGGAAAAAGCAAAGGCAGAGCACATTATTCATTTTTGACATGGCTGAGACGCTCTACGCATGCATTGGGAATATTCTATGAGGGAGGGCTCACCTGTCAATAGCCCGTCGAGCCCCGATGACCGATGAAATGCCGCTgggacagaacaacacaatctcCAGGTTGCCACGACACGGGTGGGTGATTGTCACGGTAACAGCCACATGCTCCAGTGTTTGCATCCCAGACAGCGCCAAGTCAGCAGCAGTgactgaaaggaaaaaaacagcataaAACCTTTTgaatatattacatttattaggTTTTGTAATTGTCCTTCGGAGAAAAATCAAAATCATgttttcacatttacattttaCCCACCCTGAATTTGGATTGgatttaaatgaaatatttgtgACAATTTGAATGGAACCTCACCTACCCAGCCCTCGGCCAAGAATATCATCAAGATGATCCTTTAGTACTTCCTGAATGATGACAACTAATGAGCCAATATGCTTTTTGACCATTTAAGGTTGCAAACACCCAGGGGACTTGGAAGGGACGTGAGTTGTATAAACAGAGGTGTAGAGTCATAGCCAATAGGTAGAAATTCTCAGGAAAGTAAAGTAGCATAGACAAGAGGGGTTAAAAATAACACAGTTGACAGTTATATTTcgctttgatttattttgagaAGGATTAGGAGGAATGATACGAATAATAGTTGAAGGGTAGAGGTAAATGTCTACTGAACAGGCAGTCCCTTTTGGCAGTGGGCCTGACCACTAAAAGTGTGGAACAGTTCAGATAAAGGAGGGGTGAGGAGAAGAGATGCGAGGCAGGAAAGTATTTCTGCAACAAATATGTCACCACGAGCTCAACATGTGGAAAATAAGACAATATTAATCCAAAAGAATAAATAGAGAAATAGAGAAGCGAGTTGCTGAACTACAAATGCCCAAAAGTCTGAAGTGAGACAACCAAGAAGTAAATGCGGACGCCACAATACACCAAGAGCAGAACATTACCTAATATGGAGGCCAAGTCAGACTGAGTAGAATAAAGAAGAGGAAGGAGGGAGGTGACTGGCTATGTGGTGCCGTGTAGTAGTTAACCATTAAATGCAGTTGAGAAAGAAGAAAACAGCCACATATGACACTACCTGTCCAGGTGCGGAGCATCTCCTCGGGATATGATGGAATGGACACTTTCTCCGCTATTACTGAGCTTTGATAGGACACAAGAAATGGCACTGACTCCCACACCTGTAAAAAGCAGAACATTTCCTTGATTCAGTAATTATTAAGAACTATTTTTGCCCCCGACTTCTAATGATGTACCTTGGCTGCATTAACAAGTTTCCATGCGTTGAGGAGCCCAAAACCATGTTGATGACTGTGATGGAAGCCTGCTCCGTTCTCCCTCCAGTCTGAACTGTTGTCACACTAATGGATGAACGTTGCAACAAACAAGGTTATTATTTTGTTCTCATGCCTGAATCTATAAACGCTCTCCACTGAGAGCGGGTATAGTGACAACAAGGCACCAGATGGTTTACCTTGGTGGCAGTGAAGGCGATGATGTGCTGGACGTCCCTCCAAGTGAGGCAAGGCCGGACTTGAAGCATGAGGGCCACCATACCGGCCGCCAGGGGGGCGGCGGCAGACGTGCCGGTGTGGCGCTCAGTGCAGCCTGTCCCCTGCTGCATGAACCAGTCTGATGTTACCTACACAGATGGGATGGCAGTGAGGCTATACATACCATAGAGAACCTTGTACGGTATAAACAGCAACATGTTAGTAATAGCTCTCCTCGCAGACAAACAGGAACTCGCAAGAGTAGCCCTGAGCTTGACGGAATATGCATCACAGGCCACCCAAGTCAGCAGCAGTGACTAAAACAGCTAAGAATGCTTCCTTCAACGACCTCCGTCACACATTTGTGCATCTAATACAAGATTGGATTAAAGTATTCAGTGGGCAAAAAGCCAGGAAAGAAAATTCTATGCTGTCTGATCGCTTTGGGAGAGCACAACCATAAAACACTTAGAATATGTCCATTGTATTTGTGTAGACGGTGGAtttaacaacattcaggtggtCTAGCTGTAAAGAAAGCCAAGAAGAGGAATTtgtccaaataaaaataaagagccATTAAGTATATTTACTCTAACAGTGGATAAGAGATAA harbors:
- the tagln gene encoding transgelin isoform X1; its protein translation is MAAKAAGMANKGPSYGMSRQVQDKIESKYDQELEQILVEWISRQCGPGVKKPEEGKIGFQTWLKDGCVLSELINSLFPGDKPVKKIQSSPMAFKQMEQISQFLNAAEKYGVTKTDMFQTVDLWEGKDLAAVQRTLSALGSLAVTKDEGTYQGDPNWFFKKAQENKRDFSDDQMKAGKNVIGLQMGSNKGASQEGMSYGRPRQIM
- the tagln gene encoding transgelin isoform X2, translating into MANKGPSYGMSRQVQDKIESKYDQELEQILVEWISRQCGPGVKKPEEGKIGFQTWLKDGCVLSELINSLFPGDKPVKKIQSSPMAFKQMEQISQFLNAAEKYGVTKTDMFQTVDLWEGKDLAAVQRTLSALGSLAVTKDEGTYQGDPNWFFKKAQENKRDFSDDQMKAGKNVIGLQMGSNKGASQEGMSYGRPRQIM